In the Candidatus Zixiibacteriota bacterium genome, TTTATATGATTTGACCCTGCCAAATCGCATGGACATCCGCATCGCATAGCAGGGATAATTGCACCCATGAGCACAGCCCTCGATATGATTGACCGTATAATCACCATATTCAACGGCCGTCCTGTAAAGCAACGATTTTCTAATAACCGTTTGCATATTGTCCGAATACTTAATTTCTGAAGAGATCATTCTGCCTATCTCTTCCTCTTCTGAAATATTTCCTGGCATCGCGCCAAAATTTCAATCCCAATTCATTCTTACTTGCATAGATTAAGTAGTAAATAATTCCGCCCGTGCGTGTGGAAATTGGCTCAGCACCTTCAAAATCATCTTCCACATATGTCAAACCAAGTCTATCTCGAAGATTATCCTTATAATATGGCAACATTTTTAGTTTATCATCCGGCCAGTCCTTGGTTCCAAAGAATAAATCAGCTTTTTGATTTCCCGATCTGTATCTCGCCTTATTTCTTTTTAAATCTAAGACGGCAAAATTTAATATTATATCCAAATGGGGGAATGCGGCAAGTTTTTCCAAAGTCGAAAAATGCACGTCAATGCCATTTGGGTCTATAAAGGCCACCGTAATTGATCTTTCCTTCTGGATTTTATTCAGTACTTCATCAATTCCCTTGTTAGCATCAAGATTAAGTATATCGTATTTGGGTTTAAAATCGAGCCTCTCGGTAATATTTTCACACCTTTTGCGCAATATTTCAGAAGTAGACACCATTGCATCTACAAAAATATAATGTGTAAAAGGGTATTCCAAATTTAATGCAAGCAAAGTGGAACCATATTTGGTTTTATGATTTTCTCTATTGCCGCAGATTCCTGGCCCGGCAAATAAATCGATATAATTCCGACATAGGAATTGATTCCTCATTGCCTTGGAAAAAGTACTAAGGTAATATTCGAGAATATCTAGCTTTTCAAATGTCCCTTGATGACAACATCTGATTGGTAATCCGTCGAGAGCCTTGATGTTATCGCAAAGGCACTCATTGTCTCTGCGATCATTGTCAGAACATTTAGTGCATGAATCAAATTTCATTATTCTCACCAACT is a window encoding:
- the tcmP gene encoding three-Cys-motif partner protein TcmP — its product is MKFDSCTKCSDNDRRDNECLCDNIKALDGLPIRCCHQGTFEKLDILEYYLSTFSKAMRNQFLCRNYIDLFAGPGICGNRENHKTKYGSTLLALNLEYPFTHYIFVDAMVSTSEILRKRCENITERLDFKPKYDILNLDANKGIDEVLNKIQKERSITVAFIDPNGIDVHFSTLEKLAAFPHLDIILNFAVLDLKRNKARYRSGNQKADLFFGTKDWPDDKLKMLPYYKDNLRDRLGLTYVEDDFEGAEPISTRTGGIIYYLIYASKNELGLKFWRDARKYFRRGRDRQNDLFRN